From Polynucleobacter sp. MWH-Braz-FAM2G, a single genomic window includes:
- a CDS encoding lipid asymmetry maintenance protein MlaB codes for MSFLLPAVVTHKNALQLQNEGLLDTASLRLIDCSKLQDFDSSVLTVLLAWQKKMLVSGESISIERAPEKLRVLAGVYGVAKLLGLE; via the coding sequence ATGTCTTTTTTATTGCCAGCAGTTGTAACGCACAAAAATGCCCTACAGTTACAAAATGAAGGTCTGCTAGATACGGCAAGCCTGCGATTGATTGATTGCTCTAAGCTGCAGGATTTTGATTCTTCAGTGCTTACTGTTTTATTGGCTTGGCAAAAAAAAATGCTCGTATCAGGTGAATCTATTTCCATTGAGCGTGCCCCAGAAAAACTGAGAGTCTTAGCAGGTGTTTATGGTGTAGCGAAATTACTTGGCTTGGAATAG
- a CDS encoding ABC transporter ATP-binding protein, with translation MNSYQPNSLDVNKPVAGEVVVSIRDVDFSYAAGERQILSGLNMEFRRGQVVAVMGGSGCGKTTILRLIGGQFSAQSGQVLFEGQDVGKMNTDQLMAARRRMGMLFQFGALFTDLSVFENVAFPMREHTNLSEELLRSLVLMKLNAVGLRGARDLMPSQISGGMARRVALARAIALDPPLIMYDEPFAGLDPISLGITARLIRDLNDALGATSLLVTHDVEETFAIADYVYFIANGRIGAEGTPEELSRSTDPFVRQFLDAAPDGPVPFHYPGKSLEDDFGVSLS, from the coding sequence ATGAATAGTTATCAGCCCAACTCATTGGATGTAAATAAACCAGTCGCGGGTGAAGTTGTCGTTTCTATTAGAGACGTTGACTTTTCCTATGCGGCAGGTGAGCGGCAGATTTTGTCGGGTCTCAATATGGAGTTCCGACGTGGTCAAGTTGTTGCCGTTATGGGTGGCTCAGGTTGCGGTAAAACTACCATTCTTCGTTTGATCGGCGGGCAATTCTCCGCCCAATCAGGACAAGTGCTTTTTGAAGGCCAAGATGTTGGCAAAATGAATACTGACCAGTTGATGGCAGCTCGTCGACGTATGGGTATGTTATTTCAATTTGGCGCTTTGTTTACTGACCTCAGCGTTTTTGAAAATGTTGCATTTCCCATGCGTGAACATACCAATCTTAGCGAAGAGCTATTACGTTCATTGGTGTTGATGAAGTTAAATGCAGTAGGGTTGCGTGGCGCACGCGATTTGATGCCATCACAAATTTCAGGTGGTATGGCAAGACGTGTTGCCTTGGCTCGAGCGATTGCGTTGGATCCACCGCTCATCATGTATGACGAGCCATTTGCTGGTCTTGATCCAATTTCACTTGGAATTACCGCGCGCTTGATTCGTGACCTTAATGATGCCTTGGGGGCTACTAGTTTATTGGTTACACATGATGTAGAGGAGACTTTTGCAATTGCTGATTATGTGTATTTCATTGCGAATGGCCGCATCGGCGCAGAAGGAACTCCTGAAGAGTTGAGTCGATCAACAGATCCATTTGTGAGACAGTTTTTGGATGCGGCTCCTGATGGACCTGTGCCATTTCACTATCCAGGAAAAAGTTTGGAAGATGATTTTGGGGTAAGCCTCTCATGA
- the hisB gene encoding imidazoleglycerol-phosphate dehydratase HisB has protein sequence MRQADVTRNTSETKIQISINLDGTGKAELASGVPFLDHMLDQIARHGMIDLKVVANGDTHIDDHHTVEDVGITLGQAFAKAVGDKAGITRYGHSYVPLDETLSRVVIDFSGRPGLEFNVPFTRARVGDFDVDLSIEFFRGFVNHAGVTLHIDNLRGINAHHQIETVFKAFGRALRMALAVDPRASGSIPSTKGSL, from the coding sequence ATGCGGCAAGCCGACGTTACCCGAAACACTTCGGAAACCAAAATTCAGATTTCCATCAATTTAGATGGTACCGGTAAGGCTGAGCTAGCCTCCGGCGTTCCTTTTCTCGATCATATGTTGGATCAAATTGCCCGTCATGGCATGATTGATCTCAAAGTGGTGGCTAATGGCGATACGCATATTGATGATCACCACACTGTTGAAGATGTAGGTATTACCTTGGGGCAGGCTTTTGCTAAAGCGGTTGGCGACAAAGCAGGCATTACTCGGTATGGACATTCCTATGTTCCTTTGGATGAGACTCTTTCACGTGTTGTGATCGATTTCTCTGGAAGACCAGGTTTGGAATTTAATGTTCCTTTTACCCGTGCGCGCGTTGGTGACTTTGATGTGGATCTCAGTATTGAGTTCTTCCGTGGTTTTGTGAATCACGCTGGGGTGACTTTGCACATCGATAATTTGCGCGGTATTAACGCGCATCACCAAATTGAAACGGTGTTTAAGGCTTTTGGTCGCGCCTTACGGATGGCCTTAGCGGTTGATCCTCGTGCTTCTGGCTCTATTCCATCAACCAAAGGCAGCCTCTAA
- a CDS encoding phospholipid-binding protein MlaC, with product MKIYQVMTQWLVALLLLAVAPVFAQTPDQATAPDALIKSVVTDVMASVKADPEIQKGNIPKIVDLVEKKIVPYTDMRRTTEMAMGPNWKKATPEQQAQLTAEFKNLLIRTYSGALSQLRDQTVQFKAFRAAPDDKEVVVKTVVLGRGDPVPLDYRLEKTANGWKVYDMNIMGVWLVEAYRNQFSNQISQNGIEGLVKFLQDRNKQLASAKPTN from the coding sequence ATGAAAATCTATCAAGTGATGACTCAATGGTTGGTAGCGCTTTTGCTTTTGGCTGTTGCCCCAGTATTTGCTCAGACACCAGATCAGGCTACAGCGCCAGATGCTTTGATTAAATCAGTCGTGACAGATGTTATGGCTTCAGTGAAGGCTGATCCGGAAATTCAAAAAGGGAATATCCCCAAGATTGTTGATTTGGTGGAAAAGAAAATTGTTCCTTATACCGATATGCGTCGTACCACCGAAATGGCTATGGGCCCTAATTGGAAGAAGGCCACCCCTGAGCAACAGGCCCAATTAACTGCAGAATTTAAAAACTTACTTATTCGCACTTACTCCGGAGCCTTGAGTCAATTGCGCGATCAAACAGTGCAATTTAAGGCTTTTCGTGCCGCCCCGGATGACAAGGAAGTGGTTGTGAAGACTGTTGTGCTTGGACGCGGTGACCCAGTGCCATTAGATTATCGTTTGGAAAAAACAGCCAATGGTTGGAAAGTGTATGACATGAACATTATGGGCGTGTGGTTGGTTGAGGCCTATCGCAACCAGTTTTCGAATCAAATTAGCCAGAACGGTATTGAGGGCCTTGTGAAATTTTTACAAGACCGTAACAAGCAACTGGCATCTGCTAAGCCAACGAATTAA
- the hisH gene encoding imidazole glycerol phosphate synthase subunit HisH: MAQTIAIVDYGMGNLRSVFQAFHHVAPDDNVLIAHSPEEIRSADRVVLPGQGAMPDCMKHLAESGLLEALLETSKSKPFLGVCVGEQMLFDQSSEVRSDGVDQWTPCLGLMPGKVQRFELAGRKQSDGSAYKVPHMGWNQVRQDRKHPLWEGIPDLTSFYFVHSYFVVPQRTEDIVGSTEYGDWFTSAVARDNIFATQFHPEKSAEYGLKLYKNFVSWQP; this comes from the coding sequence TTGGCGCAAACCATTGCGATCGTTGACTATGGAATGGGTAATCTCCGTTCTGTCTTTCAGGCATTTCATCATGTTGCCCCTGATGACAATGTTTTGATTGCGCATAGTCCTGAAGAAATTCGCTCGGCCGATCGAGTGGTTCTACCGGGTCAAGGTGCAATGCCTGATTGCATGAAGCATTTGGCTGAATCTGGTTTACTAGAGGCATTGCTGGAGACTTCTAAATCCAAACCTTTTTTGGGTGTATGTGTGGGCGAACAAATGCTATTTGATCAAAGCTCAGAAGTGCGTAGCGACGGGGTTGATCAATGGACGCCATGTTTAGGCTTAATGCCAGGGAAAGTTCAGCGCTTTGAATTGGCTGGCAGAAAGCAATCTGACGGTTCGGCTTACAAGGTGCCTCATATGGGCTGGAATCAAGTGCGTCAGGATCGCAAGCACCCCTTATGGGAAGGAATACCTGATCTGACGAGCTTTTATTTTGTACACAGCTACTTTGTGGTGCCGCAACGCACTGAAGATATTGTCGGCTCCACTGAATATGGCGATTGGTTTACTTCTGCGGTGGCGCGAGATAATATTTTTGCAACTCAATTTCATCCAGAAAAAAGTGCAGAATACGGATTAAAGCTTTATAAAAATTTTGTTTCTTGGCAACCTTAA
- the mlaE gene encoding lipid asymmetry maintenance ABC transporter permease subunit MlaE: MLLNLFGDLGFFVRRNLSSLGLAARMFVAVIVRSGFLLKRPRLVVDQILFVGNHSFVIIAVSGLFVGFVLGLQGYYTLNRYGSEQALGLLVALSLTRELGPVITALLFAGRAGTSLTAEIGLMKAGEQLTAMEMMAVDPLGRVIAPRLWAGIISMPILATIFTAVGVLGGYLVGVPLIGVDSGAFWSQMQGGVDLFSDIGNGLIKSMVFGVAVTFIALYQGYESKPTPEGVSQATTRTVVISSLSVLALDFLLTAMMFSN, translated from the coding sequence ATGCTTCTAAATTTATTTGGCGATCTAGGGTTCTTTGTACGCCGTAATTTGAGTAGTCTTGGTTTGGCTGCCAGAATGTTTGTGGCAGTCATTGTGCGTTCAGGCTTTTTGCTGAAAAGACCTCGTCTAGTGGTAGATCAAATTTTATTCGTTGGTAATCATTCTTTTGTCATCATCGCAGTTTCAGGATTATTTGTTGGTTTTGTTTTGGGCTTGCAGGGTTACTACACCTTAAATCGTTATGGTTCAGAGCAGGCGCTTGGTTTATTGGTAGCACTTTCTTTGACTAGAGAGTTGGGCCCAGTGATTACAGCTCTACTTTTTGCGGGCAGGGCGGGCACCTCTTTAACTGCAGAAATTGGTCTTATGAAGGCTGGTGAGCAGCTGACTGCGATGGAGATGATGGCGGTTGATCCATTGGGTCGAGTGATCGCACCACGACTTTGGGCGGGCATTATCTCTATGCCAATTCTGGCGACAATCTTTACTGCGGTCGGCGTTCTGGGCGGCTATCTGGTTGGTGTTCCATTAATTGGGGTCGACTCAGGGGCTTTTTGGTCTCAGATGCAAGGGGGCGTGGATTTATTTTCAGATATTGGCAATGGCTTAATCAAAAGCATGGTGTTTGGCGTGGCAGTAACTTTTATTGCCTTGTATCAAGGCTATGAGTCAAAGCCTACGCCTGAAGGTGTTTCGCAAGCCACTACTCGTACAGTGGTGATCTCCTCTTTATCGGTTTTAGCATTAGATTTCTTGCTAACCGCGATGATGTTCTCAAATTAG
- a CDS encoding ABC transporter permease, translated as MKHDLNRPVLEYGSGFPTLLYKEIKRFYKVAFQTIAAPVLTAVLYLMIFGHVLEGREVYGRLSYTAFLIPGLVMMSVLQNAFANTSSSLIQSKVTGNLVFVLLAPLSHFEFYSAYILAAVFRGIVVGLGVLLITMWFATPSLEYPLWVLVFAFLGAAILGSLGLIAGIWADKYDQLAAFQNFIIMPATMLSGVFYSIHSLPAAWQVVSHFNPFFYMIDGFRYGFFGISDNSPWSSLAIVFCFFIAVSAVALCLLQKGYKLRY; from the coding sequence ATGAAGCATGACCTTAATCGACCTGTCTTGGAATACGGTAGCGGCTTTCCCACTCTTCTATATAAAGAAATAAAGCGCTTTTATAAAGTCGCCTTTCAGACGATCGCTGCACCTGTTTTGACGGCAGTGCTCTATCTAATGATCTTTGGTCATGTGCTAGAAGGAAGAGAAGTTTATGGCCGCTTAAGTTACACAGCCTTCTTAATACCAGGTTTAGTAATGATGAGCGTTTTGCAAAATGCTTTTGCGAACACATCTTCTTCCCTGATTCAATCAAAAGTTACCGGAAATCTAGTGTTTGTTCTCTTAGCACCTTTAAGTCATTTTGAGTTTTACTCAGCCTATATTCTTGCAGCAGTGTTTCGAGGCATTGTTGTGGGTCTGGGGGTTTTGCTGATTACGATGTGGTTTGCAACACCTTCGCTAGAGTATCCGTTATGGGTTTTAGTATTTGCATTTTTGGGTGCTGCAATTTTAGGTAGTCTTGGATTAATAGCTGGCATATGGGCTGATAAATATGATCAGTTGGCTGCTTTTCAAAACTTCATCATCATGCCTGCGACTATGTTGTCGGGCGTTTTCTACTCGATTCATTCTTTACCTGCGGCTTGGCAGGTGGTGTCTCACTTCAATCCATTCTTTTATATGATTGATGGTTTCCGTTATGGATTCTTTGGTATTTCAGATAACTCCCCTTGGAGTAGCTTGGCGATTGTTTTCTGTTTCTTCATCGCTGTATCTGCCGTTGCCTTATGCCTGTTACAAAAAGGCTATAAGCTCCGTTACTAA
- a CDS encoding VacJ family lipoprotein has translation MTLIVKVIGGIKQSILLSMVTILVGCASIPAGVEPSPNDPWEPFNRSVFEFNEGLDAYLLKPVVAGYRFVLPEFVREGIYNFFSNYNDIYTALYNLLQGKPDYAFNDLMRVVVNTTMGLGGLLDIATPGGLEKHKEDWGQTLGVWGVPSGPYVVLPFFGPSNVRDTFGTVADLESDYLFRLLPNVALRNSLTGLRVVNARNTYYEAGDLLDGAAIDKYSFMRDAYIQRRAYQINEGREDEEPMMPVYENAYE, from the coding sequence ATGACATTGATTGTCAAAGTGATTGGCGGCATCAAGCAAAGTATTCTGCTGAGCATGGTCACGATATTGGTTGGTTGCGCATCAATACCTGCTGGCGTTGAACCTTCCCCTAACGATCCATGGGAGCCATTTAATCGTTCAGTATTTGAATTCAATGAGGGTTTAGATGCTTATTTACTTAAGCCAGTAGTTGCTGGCTATCGTTTTGTATTGCCTGAATTTGTTCGCGAAGGAATTTATAACTTTTTTAGCAACTACAACGATATTTACACAGCGCTGTATAACTTATTGCAAGGCAAACCAGACTATGCCTTTAATGATTTAATGCGTGTAGTTGTTAATACCACAATGGGTTTAGGTGGCTTATTAGATATAGCTACTCCTGGCGGTCTTGAAAAGCATAAAGAGGATTGGGGTCAGACCTTGGGTGTTTGGGGTGTGCCCTCAGGACCTTATGTAGTACTGCCTTTCTTTGGGCCGAGCAATGTACGCGATACTTTTGGTACTGTCGCCGACTTAGAGTCCGATTACCTATTTAGATTGTTGCCTAACGTTGCTTTGAGAAATAGCCTTACTGGACTTCGTGTAGTAAATGCACGTAACACTTATTATGAAGCAGGCGACTTGTTAGATGGCGCGGCAATTGACAAGTACAGCTTCATGAGGGATGCGTATATTCAAAGACGTGCATATCAAATCAATGAAGGACGGGAAGACGAAGAGCCGATGATGCCTGTCTACGAGAATGCATACGAGTAA
- the murA gene encoding UDP-N-acetylglucosamine 1-carboxyvinyltransferase: MDKLRMVGGTPLNGEVVIAGAKNAALPILCACLLTDQPVELRNVPDLQDVRTMLKLLQEIGVTVNFPNAGDRSHMVLCAAVIKSSEATYEMVKTMRASILVLGPLLARMHSAKVSLPGGCAIGARPVDQHIKGLKAMGASIKIKSGYIQADTNAESGLLQGASILTDMITVTGTENLLMAATLASGTTILENAAREPEVGDLAELLVKMGAKITGIGTDRLVIEGVEKLHGAEHSVIPDRIEAGTFLCAVAATGGEITVKHCRPDTLDAVIVKLKEAGLKIEIGPDWIKASMQGRPKAVNFRTSEYPAFPTDMQAQLMTVNAIAVGSSTITETIFENRFMHVQELNRLGADIAIEGNTAIVQGVEKLSGAIVMATDLRASASLVIAGLAAQGETQVDRIYHLDRGYDRMEQKLTLLGAKIERVK, encoded by the coding sequence ATGGATAAATTACGAATGGTTGGCGGAACTCCTCTGAATGGAGAGGTAGTCATTGCTGGTGCCAAAAATGCCGCATTACCCATTCTGTGCGCTTGTCTATTGACCGATCAACCAGTGGAATTGCGCAATGTCCCAGACTTGCAAGATGTTCGTACGATGCTCAAGCTTTTACAAGAGATTGGCGTGACTGTTAATTTTCCCAATGCAGGCGATCGCAGTCATATGGTCTTATGTGCAGCGGTAATCAAAAGCTCAGAAGCTACCTATGAGATGGTGAAGACCATGCGCGCTTCTATCTTGGTTCTTGGCCCACTCTTAGCAAGAATGCACAGCGCCAAGGTTTCTTTGCCAGGTGGTTGTGCTATTGGTGCGCGACCAGTTGATCAGCATATCAAGGGCCTGAAAGCAATGGGCGCCAGTATCAAAATTAAGAGTGGCTATATTCAGGCGGATACGAATGCTGAGTCTGGACTTCTTCAGGGGGCATCGATTCTGACCGATATGATTACTGTTACTGGTACAGAAAATTTATTGATGGCAGCGACTTTGGCTTCAGGAACAACCATTCTAGAAAATGCAGCTCGTGAACCAGAAGTGGGTGATTTGGCGGAGCTCTTAGTAAAAATGGGTGCGAAGATTACCGGCATTGGCACAGATCGACTTGTGATTGAGGGGGTTGAAAAGCTCCATGGTGCAGAGCATTCGGTAATTCCAGATCGCATTGAGGCTGGTACTTTCTTGTGCGCAGTGGCCGCCACTGGTGGCGAGATTACAGTCAAGCATTGTCGTCCCGATACTCTGGATGCTGTCATTGTTAAATTAAAAGAGGCCGGTCTAAAGATAGAGATTGGTCCAGACTGGATTAAGGCCTCCATGCAAGGCCGTCCAAAAGCAGTCAATTTTCGGACATCTGAATACCCTGCATTTCCTACAGATATGCAGGCGCAACTCATGACTGTAAATGCAATTGCCGTAGGTAGCTCAACTATTACTGAAACTATATTTGAGAACCGCTTTATGCATGTTCAGGAGCTCAACCGCTTGGGGGCTGACATTGCAATTGAGGGTAATACTGCGATTGTCCAGGGAGTGGAAAAGCTTTCAGGCGCGATAGTCATGGCTACGGATCTGCGGGCCTCGGCTAGTTTGGTGATTGCAGGGCTGGCCGCTCAAGGTGAAACCCAAGTTGACCGTATTTACCATTTAGATCGTGGCTATGACCGGATGGAGCAGAAACTAACCCTTTTGGGCGCCAAGATTGAGCGCGTGAAGTAA
- the mlaD gene encoding outer membrane lipid asymmetry maintenance protein MlaD, which translates to MRKSAIDIWVGIFVAIGLLAALFLALKVGNMNAVSFAPTYKISARFDNIGGLKPRAPVKSAGVVVGRIANISFDDKTYQATVVMTIEDSYKFPKDSSAKILTSGLLGEQYIGLEAGGSDDMLTNGEKISQTQSAIVLESLISQFLYNKAADSGQDKGTAK; encoded by the coding sequence ATGAGAAAAAGTGCAATTGATATCTGGGTAGGAATTTTTGTTGCCATTGGTTTATTGGCAGCATTATTTCTTGCTCTCAAGGTTGGCAATATGAATGCTGTGTCATTTGCGCCAACATACAAAATTTCTGCGCGCTTTGACAATATCGGCGGCCTTAAACCACGTGCACCTGTGAAGAGCGCCGGCGTTGTTGTGGGTAGAATTGCCAATATTTCGTTTGATGATAAAACCTACCAGGCAACAGTGGTCATGACCATCGAGGATTCTTATAAATTTCCAAAAGATTCTTCAGCGAAGATTTTGACATCTGGTTTATTGGGTGAGCAGTATATTGGTCTTGAGGCGGGTGGCTCTGATGATATGTTGACTAATGGCGAAAAGATTTCGCAAACACAATCAGCAATTGTTTTGGAAAGTTTAATTAGTCAGTTCCTCTATAACAAAGCGGCTGATAGTGGCCAAGATAAAGGCACCGCTAAATAA
- the hisD gene encoding histidinol dehydrogenase, with protein sequence MSSAQIKRLNSKDADFRKILLSSLSLPTADDEAIDSAVVKILEAVKEKGDEAVLSFTKQFDRLNVASVSELEIPRKELEQAYESLVAEQKNALDIAAKRVRAYHEQQKIEAGCHSWEYEEADGTRLGQKVTALDRVGIYVPGGKAAYPSSVLMNAIPAKVAGVAEVVMVVPTPDGARNQLVLAAAYIAGVDRVFTIGGAQAVAALAYGTQAIPAVDKIVGPGNAYVAAAKRRVFGIVGIDMIAGPSEILVLCDGSTNPDWVAMDLFSQAEHDEQAQSILLCPDPLFIEQVQASISKLLPAMPRAKVIEASLSKRALLIQVKDMLEACEIANAIAAEHLEICAIEPRKWAEKIRHAGAIFMGNYTSESLGDYCAGPNHVLPTARTARFSSPLGVYDFIKRSSMIEVSEAGAQTLGAVASTLAHGEGLQAHARAAEMRLKK encoded by the coding sequence ATGTCTTCAGCACAAATTAAGCGTCTCAACAGCAAGGATGCAGATTTTAGAAAAATTCTGTTGTCTAGTCTTTCATTGCCCACCGCCGATGATGAAGCGATAGATTCCGCAGTCGTCAAGATTTTGGAAGCGGTGAAAGAAAAGGGTGATGAAGCAGTCCTGAGTTTTACAAAACAGTTCGATCGCTTGAATGTTGCAAGCGTTTCTGAATTGGAAATACCTCGTAAAGAATTAGAACAGGCTTATGAGTCTTTGGTGGCTGAACAAAAAAATGCTCTGGATATTGCTGCGAAAAGAGTTCGTGCTTATCACGAGCAGCAGAAAATTGAGGCAGGTTGTCATTCTTGGGAATATGAGGAAGCTGACGGTACTCGTCTAGGTCAAAAAGTGACTGCTTTGGATCGCGTGGGGATATATGTGCCTGGTGGTAAGGCGGCTTACCCTTCTTCGGTTCTGATGAATGCTATCCCTGCAAAAGTAGCTGGTGTTGCAGAAGTTGTGATGGTTGTGCCTACCCCAGACGGCGCTCGTAATCAATTGGTTTTAGCAGCAGCCTATATTGCTGGTGTTGATCGTGTTTTTACTATTGGCGGCGCTCAGGCGGTTGCTGCATTAGCTTATGGAACTCAAGCGATTCCTGCGGTCGACAAAATTGTTGGCCCAGGAAATGCTTATGTTGCTGCTGCCAAGCGAAGAGTTTTTGGTATTGTGGGTATCGACATGATTGCAGGCCCCTCAGAAATTTTGGTTCTCTGTGATGGTTCGACTAATCCAGATTGGGTTGCGATGGATTTGTTTTCTCAGGCAGAGCATGATGAGCAAGCCCAATCGATATTGTTATGTCCCGATCCTCTATTTATTGAGCAGGTGCAAGCGAGCATCAGCAAGTTGCTTCCAGCAATGCCCCGTGCCAAGGTAATTGAAGCTTCACTAAGTAAGCGTGCGTTATTGATTCAAGTAAAAGATATGTTGGAGGCCTGTGAGATTGCTAATGCGATTGCGGCTGAGCATTTAGAAATTTGTGCAATTGAACCTCGCAAGTGGGCGGAGAAAATTCGTCATGCTGGCGCAATTTTTATGGGTAACTACACCAGTGAATCGCTTGGTGACTATTGTGCGGGCCCTAATCATGTATTACCAACAGCGCGAACCGCGCGTTTTTCATCACCCTTAGGTGTCTATGACTTTATTAAGCGTTCTAGCATGATTGAAGTTAGTGAGGCGGGTGCACAAACTTTGGGCGCCGTTGCCAGTACTTTGGCGCATGGTGAGGGCTTGCAAGCTCATGCGCGTGCTGCCGAGATGCGTTTGAAGAAGTAA
- the hisG gene encoding ATP phosphoribosyltransferase gives MKLTLALSKGRIFEETAEILAKVGIVPLEDPEKSRKLIIETTNPDVRLIIVRASDVPTYVQFGGADFGVAGLDVLMEKGADGLYVPFDLDIAKCRMSVAVREGFDYSAAVKQGSRLKVATKYVNCAREHFANKGVHIDTIQLYGSMELAPLVGLADAIVDLVSTGNTLKANGLIEVEPIADISARLVVNQASYKRKRAQLQPIFDLLK, from the coding sequence ATGAAATTGACTTTAGCCCTCTCTAAAGGGCGTATCTTCGAAGAAACCGCAGAAATCTTGGCCAAGGTTGGCATTGTGCCGCTGGAAGATCCTGAGAAGTCACGCAAGCTTATTATTGAGACAACGAATCCAGATGTGCGTTTAATTATTGTTCGTGCATCAGATGTGCCTACCTACGTGCAATTTGGTGGCGCGGATTTTGGTGTTGCTGGTTTGGATGTGTTGATGGAAAAAGGTGCCGATGGTTTGTATGTGCCCTTTGACTTAGATATCGCAAAGTGCCGCATGTCAGTTGCGGTGCGAGAAGGATTTGATTATTCGGCCGCTGTAAAGCAGGGCTCACGTTTAAAAGTGGCAACTAAGTACGTTAATTGTGCGCGTGAACACTTTGCCAATAAAGGTGTGCATATCGATACGATTCAGCTGTATGGATCCATGGAACTTGCTCCATTGGTGGGTTTGGCCGATGCTATCGTTGATTTGGTTTCTACTGGAAACACGCTTAAAGCTAATGGCTTAATTGAAGTTGAGCCGATTGCCGATATTAGCGCTCGCTTAGTCGTTAACCAGGCTTCTTATAAGCGAAAGCGTGCGCAATTGCAGCCCATTTTTGATTTGCTGAAGTAA
- a CDS encoding BolA family protein gives MLPTPEQIEGYIKQGIQCTHIQVEGDGQHFFATIVSPEFEGKRLVQRHQLVYGAMGDRMKAEVHALSIKAFTPEEFNQNPSA, from the coding sequence ATGCTACCAACCCCCGAACAAATTGAAGGCTACATCAAGCAGGGTATTCAATGTACCCATATTCAAGTTGAAGGTGATGGGCAACACTTCTTTGCGACTATCGTAAGCCCTGAGTTTGAGGGAAAACGTTTGGTGCAGCGTCACCAATTAGTTTATGGGGCAATGGGAGATCGCATGAAGGCTGAAGTTCATGCCCTATCTATTAAAGCATTTACGCCTGAAGAGTTTAATCAGAACCCATCAGCATAA
- the hisC gene encoding histidinol-phosphate transaminase has protein sequence MSRFWSPVVQTLTPYIPGEQPQMQRLVKLNTNESPYGPSPKALAAIESQNTADLRLYPDPEGTALKQAIAKLHKLDPKQVFLGNGSDEVLAHIFAGLLKHSKPILFPDITYSFYPVYCKLFGIDYQTIPLSEKFEITTSDYQTPNGGVIFPNPNAPTGRSIPRSEIEDLLKRNKDSVVVIDEAYVDYGTQSCIPLLQGNNYPENLLVVHTLSKSRALAGLRVGFAVGHPDLIEGLERVKNSFNSYPLGRLAQAGAIAAIEDQAHLEATSAKVIQTRIKLIEQLDALGFDTLPSTANFIFTRHPQHAGAKLYQALRDRGIIVRHFKSPRIEEFLRITIGTDEQSGDLVTALKEILN, from the coding sequence ATGAGCCGTTTTTGGAGCCCTGTTGTTCAAACATTAACCCCTTACATTCCAGGGGAGCAACCGCAAATGCAGCGGTTGGTCAAACTCAACACTAATGAAAGTCCATATGGACCCTCGCCAAAAGCGCTGGCTGCCATCGAAAGTCAAAATACGGCGGATTTGCGCCTTTATCCAGACCCAGAAGGCACCGCCCTTAAACAGGCTATTGCCAAACTTCACAAATTAGATCCTAAGCAAGTTTTTTTAGGCAATGGGTCAGACGAAGTTTTAGCCCATATATTTGCTGGCCTACTAAAACATAGCAAACCCATCCTCTTTCCGGATATTACCTATAGCTTCTACCCTGTCTATTGCAAGCTTTTTGGAATTGACTACCAAACCATACCCTTAAGTGAAAAGTTTGAAATCACCACCTCCGATTACCAAACACCAAACGGCGGAGTTATTTTCCCTAACCCAAATGCCCCAACAGGTCGATCCATTCCTCGCTCAGAAATTGAAGACTTATTAAAACGCAATAAAGATTCAGTAGTGGTGATTGATGAAGCATACGTTGATTACGGCACACAATCTTGCATTCCTTTATTGCAAGGTAATAACTATCCAGAAAACCTTTTAGTAGTGCATACCCTCTCTAAGTCACGAGCCTTAGCTGGGCTGCGCGTTGGCTTTGCAGTTGGCCATCCAGATTTAATCGAAGGTTTAGAACGAGTAAAAAATAGTTTTAACTCTTATCCTCTAGGGCGTCTTGCGCAAGCTGGTGCGATTGCAGCGATTGAAGACCAAGCACATCTTGAAGCAACCTCTGCCAAAGTAATTCAAACGCGTATTAAATTAATTGAACAACTCGATGCACTAGGATTTGATACCCTACCCTCAACTGCCAATTTTATTTTTACTCGTCATCCCCAGCATGCTGGCGCAAAGCTTTATCAAGCTTTAAGAGATCGAGGTATCATCGTTCGTCATTTCAAGTCCCCACGTATTGAAGAGTTTTTACGCATTACCATTGGCACAGACGAGCAAAGCGGTGATCTCGTCACCGCTTTAAAAGAAATCCTAAATTAA